The following proteins come from a genomic window of Malus domestica chromosome 02, GDT2T_hap1:
- the LOC103448337 gene encoding uncharacterized protein isoform X1, translating to MKLQINNQASMASAILSLAKPSPLQPNGKHFAEFSALPKPSACLPFGRKTSNDQQMMKSKVVASQRNIACFALQESSTSTADAAAAADTSTKEVKTADQKAAAPAKPKVAAKAPMKELPQMMEEDVIPPLKAILETQDELSDIELCFQDNRLEGSFIKKGNSYSFWAFFPSGVLTGPKGFSLSSYGSGVSTVEPFLVDEKKITAKHIVFWVEKRLAAQGIIPVWN from the exons atgaagctccaaattaaCAACCAAGCAAGCATGGCTTCGGCTATTCTTTCTCTGGCCAAACCATCTCCTCTGCAG cCAAATGGAAAACATTTTGCAGAATTCTCAGCTCTCCCGAAGCCATCAGCCTGCCTGCCTTTTGGCAGAAAGACCTCAAACGAT CAGCAAATGATGAAAAGTAAAGTGGTAGCATCTCAAAGAAATATTGCGTGCTTTGCTTTGCAAGAATCATCCACTTCCACTG ctgatgctgctgctgctgctgataCAAGTACAAAGGAGGTTAAAACAGCTGATCAAAAAGCAGCAGCTCCAGCAAAGCCTAAAGTTGCTGCAAAAGCCCCAATGAAGGAGTTGCCTCAAATGATGGAGGAGGACGTTATCCCGCCGTTGAAAGCAATACTCGAAACTCAAGATGAACTCTCTGATATTGAGCTATGTTTTCAAGACAACAGG ctGGAAGGTTCCTTTATAAAGAAGGGCAATTCTTATTCGTTTTGGGCCTTCTTCCCCAGTGGAGTCCTCACAG GTCCAAAGGGGTTTTCTCTGTCTTCGTATGGCTCAGGAGTGAGCACTGTTGAGCCATTTCTCGTTGATGAGAAGAAAATAACTGCAAAACATATTGTCTTTTGGGTTGAAAAGCGTTTAGCCGCTCAAGGAATCATTCCTGTCTGGAATTAG
- the LOC139192132 gene encoding uncharacterized protein produces MFYTQILLTLGVRLPLHPWLQKMLSLIGYAPGQLNPGFWDTLIGFYIIWMECGLCEPSFHQWRYCYKMRPAKSCTGYAECACRSERERIVYGKKKAYYTWKNHWCFLYNDWEYDKGVTPERRVLTHFQTVGCNVSTVRTICYLLWSFLASNTLLHVVTRGTIKLFGQELSDIEKVLRVPKEDRHLSKLRPLFRRYGFQPLVSESQGRSMEKVSKKTGTSTNKRKAPVLVPSEDILPHKKIHKFRGEPSVRPKSQDGVLKGPAFRKTGVEAVENAAAVVAGEGSRLLPPPLTMEHTVQESDPGSRHEGKGKERAGSVPWKDLRVATRPKDFGDINNCLAGRRFAFDELGEPLAKDESDCDRMLKLSSYVMAEYHDRLQEVERYKAKLKENKQLVDEARRNKGLLTQALQLKDETMESLKRRNGENLRLKKLLEATKKQLEVATLEVSKVRGELDGALVEIPELEKSIPTEREAAVQEYLSSSTFHLAIKPYCAQEARFEKRKWMAVLDRYDDGSILRKYHEDIDEHHRKGETFVLAVDPSSEDESDNEGSADAQTQHGEEDLGDAEDDGRTRSDTARGSASDENE; encoded by the exons atgttctacacccagatattactgactttaggggtgagactacctttacatccgtggttgcaaaagatgttatctttgatcggatatgcacctgggcaactcaatcctggtttctgggatactttgattggattttatatcatttggatggagtgtgggttgtgtgagccttccttccatcagtggcgttactgttacaagatgcgcccagcaaaatcatgcactggttatgccgagtgtgcatgtcggagtgagagagagcgtattgtgtatggtaagaaaaaggcatactacacatggaaaaaccattggtgctttctgtataatgattgggagtatgataagggtgtcacgcctgagcgacgtgtgcttactcacttccagactgtaggttgtaacgtatcaaccgttcgtactatttgctatttgttgtggtcttttcttgcttctaacactttgcttcatgtagtgacgcggggcaccatcaaactgtttgggcaggagctatctgacatagagaaggtgttgagggtgcccaaagaggatagacacttaagcaagctacgacccttatttcgtcggtacggtttccaacccttagtttccgagagccagggacgatcga tggagaaggtaagcaagaaaacagggactagcaccaataaaaggaaagcaccagtgttagttccttcggaagacatcctaccgcataagaaaattcataagttccgaggggaaccatccgttagacctaagtcccaagatggggtccttaaggggcctgcctttaggaagactggagtcgaggccgttgaaaatgctgctgccgtagttgcaggagaagggagccgactgttgcctcctcctcttactatggagcacactgtccaggaaagtgatcctggttcccgccatgaggggaaaggcaaggaaagagctggcagtgtcccgtggaaggacttgagggttgccacgcggccaaaggattttggggatatcaacaattgcttggcagggcgtcgattcgccttcgatgagctcggagagcccttagctaaggatgaatcggattgcgaccggatgttgaagctgtcttcatat gtcatggccgagtatcacgacagactgcaagaggttgagcggtacaaggcaaaactgaaggagaataagcagcttgtggatgaggcccgaaggaataagggacttttgactcaggctctccaactgaaggacgaaaccatggagagcttgaaaaggcgaaatggtgagaacctaaggcttaagaaattgcttgaggcaactaaaaaacagttggaggtggctaccttggaggtatccaaggttaggggagaattggatggtgccttagttgagattcctgaactggagaagagcattccaactgaaagggaggctgctgtgcaagaatacttaagttcttcgacctttcatcttgctattaaaccctactgtgctcaagaagctcgctttgaaaaaaggaaatggatggccgtccttgatcgttatgatgatgggagcattcttcgaaaataccacgaagatatagatgagcatcatcgaaagggcgagacatttgtccttgctgttgatcctagcagcgaagatgagtctgataatgaaggtagtgctgatgcacagactcagcatggtgaagaggatcttggggatgcagaggatgatggtaggacgcggagtgatactgccaggggttcggcttcagatgagaatgaatag
- the LOC103448337 gene encoding uncharacterized protein isoform X2, with product MKLQINNQASMASAILSLAKPSPLQPNGKHFAEFSALPKPSACLPFGRKTSNDQMMKSKVVASQRNIACFALQESSTSTADAAAAADTSTKEVKTADQKAAAPAKPKVAAKAPMKELPQMMEEDVIPPLKAILETQDELSDIELCFQDNRLEGSFIKKGNSYSFWAFFPSGVLTGPKGFSLSSYGSGVSTVEPFLVDEKKITAKHIVFWVEKRLAAQGIIPVWN from the exons atgaagctccaaattaaCAACCAAGCAAGCATGGCTTCGGCTATTCTTTCTCTGGCCAAACCATCTCCTCTGCAG cCAAATGGAAAACATTTTGCAGAATTCTCAGCTCTCCCGAAGCCATCAGCCTGCCTGCCTTTTGGCAGAAAGACCTCAAACGAT CAAATGATGAAAAGTAAAGTGGTAGCATCTCAAAGAAATATTGCGTGCTTTGCTTTGCAAGAATCATCCACTTCCACTG ctgatgctgctgctgctgctgataCAAGTACAAAGGAGGTTAAAACAGCTGATCAAAAAGCAGCAGCTCCAGCAAAGCCTAAAGTTGCTGCAAAAGCCCCAATGAAGGAGTTGCCTCAAATGATGGAGGAGGACGTTATCCCGCCGTTGAAAGCAATACTCGAAACTCAAGATGAACTCTCTGATATTGAGCTATGTTTTCAAGACAACAGG ctGGAAGGTTCCTTTATAAAGAAGGGCAATTCTTATTCGTTTTGGGCCTTCTTCCCCAGTGGAGTCCTCACAG GTCCAAAGGGGTTTTCTCTGTCTTCGTATGGCTCAGGAGTGAGCACTGTTGAGCCATTTCTCGTTGATGAGAAGAAAATAACTGCAAAACATATTGTCTTTTGGGTTGAAAAGCGTTTAGCCGCTCAAGGAATCATTCCTGTCTGGAATTAG
- the LOC103448337 gene encoding uncharacterized protein isoform X3 yields the protein MKLQINNQASMASAILSLAKPSPLQVQPNGKHFAEFSALPKPSACLPFGRKTSNDQQMMKSKVVASQRNIACFALQESSTSTADAAAAADTSTKEVKTADQKAAAPAKPKVAAKAPMKELPQMMEEDVIPPLKAILETQDELSDIELCFQDNRLEGSFIKKGNSYSFWAFFPSGVLTGPKGFSLSSYGSGVSTVEPFLVDEKKITAKHIVFWVEKRLAAQGIIPVWN from the exons atgaagctccaaattaaCAACCAAGCAAGCATGGCTTCGGCTATTCTTTCTCTGGCCAAACCATCTCCTCTGCAGGTTCAG cCAAATGGAAAACATTTTGCAGAATTCTCAGCTCTCCCGAAGCCATCAGCCTGCCTGCCTTTTGGCAGAAAGACCTCAAACGAT CAGCAAATGATGAAAAGTAAAGTGGTAGCATCTCAAAGAAATATTGCGTGCTTTGCTTTGCAAGAATCATCCACTTCCACTG ctgatgctgctgctgctgctgataCAAGTACAAAGGAGGTTAAAACAGCTGATCAAAAAGCAGCAGCTCCAGCAAAGCCTAAAGTTGCTGCAAAAGCCCCAATGAAGGAGTTGCCTCAAATGATGGAGGAGGACGTTATCCCGCCGTTGAAAGCAATACTCGAAACTCAAGATGAACTCTCTGATATTGAGCTATGTTTTCAAGACAACAGG ctGGAAGGTTCCTTTATAAAGAAGGGCAATTCTTATTCGTTTTGGGCCTTCTTCCCCAGTGGAGTCCTCACAG GTCCAAAGGGGTTTTCTCTGTCTTCGTATGGCTCAGGAGTGAGCACTGTTGAGCCATTTCTCGTTGATGAGAAGAAAATAACTGCAAAACATATTGTCTTTTGGGTTGAAAAGCGTTTAGCCGCTCAAGGAATCATTCCTGTCTGGAATTAG
- the LOC103448337 gene encoding uncharacterized protein isoform X4, producing the protein MKLQINNQASMASAILSLAKPSPLQVQPNGKHFAEFSALPKPSACLPFGRKTSNDQMMKSKVVASQRNIACFALQESSTSTADAAAAADTSTKEVKTADQKAAAPAKPKVAAKAPMKELPQMMEEDVIPPLKAILETQDELSDIELCFQDNRLEGSFIKKGNSYSFWAFFPSGVLTGPKGFSLSSYGSGVSTVEPFLVDEKKITAKHIVFWVEKRLAAQGIIPVWN; encoded by the exons atgaagctccaaattaaCAACCAAGCAAGCATGGCTTCGGCTATTCTTTCTCTGGCCAAACCATCTCCTCTGCAGGTTCAG cCAAATGGAAAACATTTTGCAGAATTCTCAGCTCTCCCGAAGCCATCAGCCTGCCTGCCTTTTGGCAGAAAGACCTCAAACGAT CAAATGATGAAAAGTAAAGTGGTAGCATCTCAAAGAAATATTGCGTGCTTTGCTTTGCAAGAATCATCCACTTCCACTG ctgatgctgctgctgctgctgataCAAGTACAAAGGAGGTTAAAACAGCTGATCAAAAAGCAGCAGCTCCAGCAAAGCCTAAAGTTGCTGCAAAAGCCCCAATGAAGGAGTTGCCTCAAATGATGGAGGAGGACGTTATCCCGCCGTTGAAAGCAATACTCGAAACTCAAGATGAACTCTCTGATATTGAGCTATGTTTTCAAGACAACAGG ctGGAAGGTTCCTTTATAAAGAAGGGCAATTCTTATTCGTTTTGGGCCTTCTTCCCCAGTGGAGTCCTCACAG GTCCAAAGGGGTTTTCTCTGTCTTCGTATGGCTCAGGAGTGAGCACTGTTGAGCCATTTCTCGTTGATGAGAAGAAAATAACTGCAAAACATATTGTCTTTTGGGTTGAAAAGCGTTTAGCCGCTCAAGGAATCATTCCTGTCTGGAATTAG
- the LOC139187958 gene encoding uncharacterized protein yields the protein MRREDEEFDEEDEAWRNTQYVAAMATATVCQPTEEQPQWGDSVAGRSYKPRNKAMTHANLMNNYFNLNSANPYFRHKLDRAGRPGFSPHQKVTIALRMMAYGSSTDLMDETHGMSESTCLDTLAELCKTIVQLYKEEYLCEPNQEDLNRLLRKAKDRGFPGMVGLLDCMH from the exons atgagacgagaagatgaggagtttgatgaagaagatgaagcatggcGCAACACACAATATGTGGCAGCCATGGCTACGGCCACggtgtgtcagccaactgaggaacaacctcaatggggtgACTCTGTTGCtggtcgctcttacaaaccacgaaacaaAGCGATGACGCATGCCAAtttgatgaacaactacttcaacctCAACTCG GCTAATCCATACTTTCGACATAAGCTGGATAGAGCAGGCCGccctggtttctcacctcatcagaaggttactATTGCACTACGAATGATGGCCTATGGCTCCTCAACTGATTTGatggatgaaacccatggtatgtctgagtctacatgccttgatactcttGCTGAATTATGTAAAACAATTGTTCAACTTTACAAAGAGGAGTATCTCTGcgagccaaatcaagaagattTGAATCGGCTCCTTCGCAAAGCTAAAGATCGTGGGTTTCCGGGCATGGTAGGGTTattagactgcatgcattga